TCCCAGCGGGAGAACACCGAGCGCCAGTCCCGTCTCCACCAGCCCCGGCGCCGCCGCATTCAGCGTGCCATCTCCCCCGCCAATAATCACGAAATCAATTTGCCTGGCATAACAGCGAATAATGTCGCTACAGGTTCCCGTCTCTTTTTCATCCGGTTCGATAATATTGATATTCCTAGCCTGTAATAGTTGTTTCACAACGTGCGCGGATGATTCGCCATTACGTGCTTTTTTATTTATAAATAGCAGCGCCGTTGGGCATGCTTTCCTATTCTCTGAATCGTAGTTCGCCATCGTTTATCAACTTAATCCGTTCAGAACAATCGAATTGAATCTAAGCATAGACACAATAAACTTCACAAGGCGGCTTTAACAAGCCCACAATTAAATACAAAAAATTACATTAAAAAAATTCCCCCGGTCTGCTTTCGTTGGCCTTTCTTTGTGCATCACTGCATTGATGTTTTTTAGGGCGGCTGCTTAACTTCAATAAGACATGCAACGGTATCCGTTAAGTGCAGGATAGACTTTACCTATGTTAACATTTGGTTCCAACATTGAGGATGATATCTTGCAAATTGGATTGATGATAAACTCACGCTGGTTGAATAAGCCCCGGGCAATCGTCCTGTTTACCGCTATGCTCTTCACCGCTTTTCTAATTATTAGCTGGACAAGCTATGAAGTCGCCATAGAATCGCTGGAAGAAGAAATAAAAGAAAACACCCTGCCCTTGACCAGCGACAATGTTTACTCCGAGATCCAGCAAGACCTGCTGAAACCCATTTTTATCTCCTCACTGATGGCGCATGACACATTTTTACGCGACTGGGTTATCAATAACGAAACCGATCCACAGGCGATGATCCGTTATTTGAAAGAAATCGATGATCGCTTCAACACCATATCCACCTTTTTCATTTCGGATCAAACAAAACATTATTACGATCCGCAACGTATCCTGAAAACCGTTTCTGAGCAATCTCCCGACGATCGGTGGTACTTTCAGGCCAGGACGTTATCGGATGAAATGCCCTATGCCATTGATATTTTAGTCGATCCTGAAAATCGCACTCGTATGGATATTTTCATCAGCCACCGGGTGATGGACTACCGCGGTAATTTCATCGGCGTCACGGGCGTGGGTATTCCCGTTGAACGGGTAAAACTCTTGATTGAAAAATACGAGCAGCGCTATAACCGCAACATCTATTTTATTGATAAAACCGGCAACGTGGCATTACACGGAAACACCTACGACCGCCCTTTGAAAATTCAGGAACAACCCGGACTGTCCCCGCTGGCTACCGCTATTTTGACGGTCCCCGGCGGGGCATACGAGTATCAGTTAAACGGCAAACAGATTTTCCTTAACACGCGCTTTCTGCCTGAGTTTGGTTGGTATCTGATGGTAGAGCAAAGCAATCATCCCAGCGAGAAGCGGCTCTTCAACACGCTGATGAAAAATCTCGGCGTCAGTATTAGCGTTAGCCTGCTGTTCTTATTTGTGTTGTGGCTGACCATCGGCGGCTACCAACGCCGTTTGGAGCAGATGGCAACCACCGATAAATTGACCGGCCTTATGAATCGGCAAGCTTTTGACTATTATTTCACACAATTATTGTCCAAACGTATTGCTCAACAGCGCCCCATCGCCCTTGTGCTGCTTGATCTCGACCACTTCAAACAGATAAACGACCACTATGGTCATGGCGTCGGCGATGAGGTTCTGGCACAGATTGCCAGCTTGCTACAGCAAACCGTCAGATACAGCGATCAAGCCTGCCGCTGGGGAGGAGAAGAGTTCGTGGTGTTGCTGGATGATTGTAATCTCGATAACGCAGTGCTGCGAGCCGACACGCTGCGCAAGACGATTGAATCGGCGCAAATCAGATCCGTAGACGACACCGTTCAGGTCACCATCAGTTGTGGCGTCGCGGAATATCAAAAGAGTGAAACATTGGACATGTTGATTAACCGTGCGGATATTGCGCTTTATCAGGCGAAACAGCAGGGCCGCAATCGGGTCGTCAAATCCGAATAGGGGTTAAACACGGACAAATGGCCGACTTATCTCGCCTTCGAGGATTTCATCGCCGCCTGACTCATTCCCTATTCCGTTTGCCATAGGCATATTGCACTTCAGAAATACGCAATTCATAGTGTTTGTACCACTCGGCAATACCAAATTCCTGCGCAATACGATGCTCTGCGTGGTTTTTCCAGCGTTTGATGGCTTCAAGCGAATCCCAGTAAGAAACGGTTATGCTAAACCCCTGACTATCGCGCGCGCTTTCCGCCCCCAGATAACCGGGTTGCTGCATAGCCAATTCCACCATCCGGATCGACATGGCATCATATCCATTATCACCCTCTGTGCGCTGAGATGAAAAAATAACCGCAAATTAAGGCGGTTTTGGCAAACAAGAAAATGGGGTATTCGACATGAACAGCCTCTGAATGTGGAGGTGAATAAAAGCGCGCTGACTTTATCTGCTTCAGATATATCCAAAACAGAATATTTTTTTAATACATTGGATTAACGGACGCAATACAAAGGTGGGATTGTGTATTTAAAGTAACGGGCATCGCCGCCGGCGACACCCGCTAGTCATTATTCCAGGTGTAAGACATCCGATGCGGCGCGCCTCTTCGCCCAGTATGCGGATATCACTAAATGCTGTCCGTTTTGGTCTGAACCCAGAAGGCGTGGATCAGTCCGGGGAAATACCCCAATAGAGTGAGAAGAATATTCAGGATAAATGCGCCCCCCACCCCCTTCCCCAGCAACACACCCAAAGGGGGTAAAAGAATGGTAAATACGACTCGC
This is a stretch of genomic DNA from Brenneria rubrifaciens. It encodes these proteins:
- a CDS encoding sensor domain-containing diguanylate cyclase — protein: MLTFGSNIEDDILQIGLMINSRWLNKPRAIVLFTAMLFTAFLIISWTSYEVAIESLEEEIKENTLPLTSDNVYSEIQQDLLKPIFISSLMAHDTFLRDWVINNETDPQAMIRYLKEIDDRFNTISTFFISDQTKHYYDPQRILKTVSEQSPDDRWYFQARTLSDEMPYAIDILVDPENRTRMDIFISHRVMDYRGNFIGVTGVGIPVERVKLLIEKYEQRYNRNIYFIDKTGNVALHGNTYDRPLKIQEQPGLSPLATAILTVPGGAYEYQLNGKQIFLNTRFLPEFGWYLMVEQSNHPSEKRLFNTLMKNLGVSISVSLLFLFVLWLTIGGYQRRLEQMATTDKLTGLMNRQAFDYYFTQLLSKRIAQQRPIALVLLDLDHFKQINDHYGHGVGDEVLAQIASLLQQTVRYSDQACRWGGEEFVVLLDDCNLDNAVLRADTLRKTIESAQIRSVDDTVQVTISCGVAEYQKSETLDMLINRADIALYQAKQQGRNRVVKSE
- a CDS encoding antibiotic biosynthesis monooxygenase family protein — protein: MSIRMVELAMQQPGYLGAESARDSQGFSITVSYWDSLEAIKRWKNHAEHRIAQEFGIAEWYKHYELRISEVQYAYGKRNRE
- a CDS encoding YqaE/Pmp3 family membrane protein, which encodes MGFWRVVFTILLPPLGVLLGKGVGGAFILNILLTLLGYFPGLIHAFWVQTKTDSI